A genomic window from Solanum dulcamara chromosome 11, daSolDulc1.2, whole genome shotgun sequence includes:
- the LOC129874529 gene encoding uncharacterized protein LOC129874529, with amino-acid sequence MPPCLCLPATYSLPSPTLVLSTRHRFRLLKPPYASSKISLDSTSQHNTTGVIVIGGGLAGLAAAIRLQADNIPFLLLEASDAVGGRVRSDVVDGFILDRGFQIFITGYPEAPKILDYDSLDLRKFYSGAQVYYGGCFHTVADPLRHFSDALQSLTNPIGTVVDKLLIGLTRLKVLTQGDDEILSAEEVPTIDLLKKIGFSDAILERFFRPFFGGIFFDRELETTSRLFNFIFKCLALGDNTLPAKGIAAIPEQLAAKLPSDSILFNSRVVSIDSESDSSSRIRVKLQNGEMLESEFGVILAVEEPEAVKLLAGGKTAEVRQPVRSTVCLYFSADQNKVPVQDPVLLLNGSGKGIVNNMFFATNVAPSYAPAGKALVSVTLVGLYGDVADEELVGRVVKELSGWFGESIVGSWSYLRMYRIGFAQPNQCPPTNLKRNPKIKPGLYICGDHVTSATFDGALVSGKKAAETLLQDRALVNV; translated from the coding sequence ATGCCGCCGTGTCTCTGCCTTCCGGCCACTTACTCTCTCCCTTCCCCAACTCTTGTCCTCTCCACGCGCCACCGCTTCCGACTCCTAAAACCGCCGTATGCTTCCTCAAAGATATCCCTGGACTCAACCTCTCAGCATAATACCACCGGAGTCATTGTCATCGGCGGCGGCTTAGCTGGCTTAGCAGCTGCCATTCGGCTTCAAGCCGACAACATCCCATTTCTCCTTCTCGAAGCTTCTGATGCCGTTGGTGGTCGCGTTCGCTCCGATGTTGTTGACGGATTTATCCTTGATCGTGGTTTCCAAATTTTCATTACTGGTTACCCTGAAGCGCCAAAAATCCTTGATTATGACTCTTTAGACCTCAGAAAATTCTATTCTGGGGCTCAGGTTTACTATGGTGGTTGTTTCCACACCGTTGCTGATCCTCTCCGGCATTTCTCCGATGCTCTGCAATCTTTAACTAACCCAATTGGTACAGTTGTAGATAAATTACTTATCGGATTGACTAGATTGAAAGTTTTGACGCAAGGAGATGATGAAATATTGAGTGCTGAAGAAGTTCCTACGATTGATTTATTGAAAAAGATCGGTTTTTCTGATGCAATATTGGAAAGGTTCTTTCGACCCTTTTTTGGCGGAATTTTCTTCGATAGAGAGCTTGAAACGACGTCGCGGCTGTTCAATTTCATCTTCAAATGCCTAGCTCTTGGTGACAACACACTTCCGGCGAAGGGCATTGCTGCCATTCCGGAACAATTGGCGGCGAAATTGCCTTCGGATTCAATATTGTTCAATTCACGAGTTGTTTCCATTGATTCGGAATCGGATTCAAGCTCGAGAATAAGAGTGAAATTACAAAATGGAGAAATGTTGGAAAGTGAATTTGGGGTAATATTGGCGGTTGAAGAGCCTGAAGCAGTTAAGTTACTGGCGGGAGGAAAAACCGCTGAGGTTCGGCAACCGGTTCGGAGCACAGTTTGTTTGTATTTTTCAGCTGACCAAAACAAAGTTCCGGTGCAGGACCCGGTTCTTCTTCTTAACGGTTCGGGTAAAGGAATCGTCAATAACATGTTCTTCGCTACCAATGTTGCTCCCTCTTATGCTCCGGCGGGGAAGGCACTTGTTTCTGTCACTCTTGTGGGGCTTTATGGTGACGTGGCAGATGAGGAGTTGGTGGGTCGGGTCGTAAAGGAGCTATCGGGTTGGTTTGGGGAGTCTATAGTTGGGTCGTGGAGCTACTTGAGGATGTATAGGATCGGGTTTGCCCAACCAAATCAATGCCCACCCACTAACTTGAAGAGGAACCCGAAAATAAAACCGGGCTTGTACATTTGTGGAGATCATGTGACTAGTGCTACTTTTGATGGAGCTTTGGTTTCTGGGAAAAAAGCAGCAGAAACTTTGTTACAAGATAGAGCTCTGGTTAATGTATAG
- the LOC129874925 gene encoding probable prolyl 4-hydroxylase 10, protein MAIKGRHSRIGPRKSSNSTLIFGIVFSFLVLILLAFRIVSIPSSSRGSQKAHDLTSIAHNTVQRQDDDDDGKRDQWVEVISLEPRAYVYHNFLSKEECEYLISLAKPHMQKSSVVDSSTGKSMDSRVRTSSGTFLARGRDKVIRNIEKRIADFTFIPVEHGEGLQILHYEVGQKYDSHYDYFLDEFNTKNGGQRIATVLMYLSDVEEGGETVFPAAKGNYSAVPWWNELSECGKGGLSVKPKMGDALLFWSMKPDATLDPSSLHGGCPVIKGNKWSSTKWMRVHEYKA, encoded by the exons ATGGCAATTAAAGGGAGGCATTCTCGAATTGGGCCTCGAAAATCGTCGAATTCCACACTAATCTTTGGTATTGTGTTTTCATTTCTGGTTCTCATTCTTCTTGCTTTTCGTATTGTCTCCATTCCTAGCAGTTCAAGGGGTTCTCAGAAAGCACACGATCTCACCTCTATAGCGCACAACACTGTTCAAAG ACAAGATGATGACGACGACGGAAAAAGAGATCAGTGGGTTGAAGTGATTTCTTTGGAACCAAGAGCCTACGTTTACCATAACTTCTTG TCCAAGGAGGAATGTGAGTATCTGATTAGTCTTGCCAAGCCTCACATGCAAAAGTCAAGTGTTGTAGATAGTTCTACTGGCAAGAGTATGGACAGCAG GGTCCGAACCAGTTCCGGAACATTTCTTGCAAGAGGACGTGATAAGGTGATCAGGAATATTGAGAAAAGGATTGCAGATTTCACCTTCATACCAGTAG AGCATGGCGAAGgtcttcaaattctccactaCGAAGTGGGGCAAAAGTATGATTCCCACTATGATTACTTTCTTGATGAGTTTAACACTAAAAATGGAGGCCAACGCATTGCGACGGTTTTAATGTACTT GTCAGATGTTGAAGAAGGGGGTGAAACAGTATTCCCAGCTGCAAAGGGAAATTATAGTGCAGTCCCTTGGTGGAATGAACTATCTGAATGTGGAAAAGGTGGACTCTCTGTAAAACCAAAGATGGGTGATGCGCTGCTTTTCTGGAGCATGAAGCCTGATGCAACTCTAGATCCATCAAGTTTGCATG GTGGGTGCCCTGTGATTAAAGGTAACAAATGGTCGTCTACAAAATGGATGCGCGTCCATGAATACAAGGCTTAA
- the LOC129873367 gene encoding DNA-directed RNA polymerase II subunit RPB1: MDLRFPFSPAEVAKVRTVQFGIVSPDEIRQMSVVHIEHGETTERGKPKPGGLSDPRLGTIDRKMKCETCMANMAECPGHFGHLELAKPMFHIGFMKPVLSILRCVCFNCSKILADEDDPKFKQAMRIRNPKNRLRKMLDACKNKTKCEGGDEIDVQGQDSEEPVKKSRGGCGAQQPKISIDGMKMVAEYKMQKKKSDDPEQMPEPVERKQQLSAERVLSILKRVSDEDCLLLGLNPEFARPDWMILQALPIPPPPVRPSVMMDTSSRSEDDLTHQLAMIIRHNENLKRQERNGAPAHIISEFAQLLQFHIATYFDNDLPGQPRATQRSGRPIKSICSRLKSKEGRIRGNLMGKRVDFSARTVITPDPTINIDQLGVPWSIALNLTYPETVTPYNIERLKELVEYGPHPPPGKTGAKYIIRDDGQRLDLRYLKKSSDQHLELGYKVERHLNDGDFVLFNRQPSLHKMSIMGHRIKIMPYSTFRLNLSVTSPYNADFDGDEMNMHVPQSFETRAEVLELMMVPKCIVSPQANRPVMGIVQDTLLGCRKVTKRDTFIEKDVFMNILMWWEDFDGKVPAPVILKPRPLWTGKQVFNLIIPKQINLLRYSAWHNDSEKGYITPGDTQVRIEKGELLSGTLCKKTLGTSTGSLIHVIWEEVGPDAARKFLGHTQWLVNYWLLQQAFSIGIGDTIADASTMEKINETISNAKSKVKELIKAAQEKQLEAEPGRTMMESFENRVNQVLNKARDDAGSSAEKSLSESNNLKAMVTAGSKGSFINISQMTACVGQQNVEGKRIPFGFIDRTLPHFTKDDYGPESRGFVENSYLRGLTPQEFFFHAMGGREGLIDTAVKTSETGYIQRRLVKAMEDIMVKYDGTVRNSLGDVIQFLYGEDGMDSVWIETQKLDSLKAKKGTFDDMYAYEIDDPNWNPSYMLPEAVEDLKGIREIRSVFDAEVQKLEADRHQLGTEIAVTGDNSWPLPVNIQRLVLNAQKTFKIDFRRPSDMHPMEIVEAVDKLQERLKVVPGDDYLSMEAQKNATLFFNILLRSALASKRVLKEYRLSREAFEWVVGEIESRFLQSLVAPGEMIGCVAAQSIGEPATQMTLNTFHYAGVSAKNVTLGVPRLREIINVAKKIKTPSLSVYLKPEVGKTKERAKTVQCALEYTTLRSVTQATEVWYDPDPMSTLIEEDVEFVKSYYEMPDEEIDPDKISPWLLRIELNREMMVDKKLSMADIAEKINLEFDDDLTCIFNDDNAEKLILRIRIMNDEAPKGELDESAEDDVFLKKIESNMLTEMALRGIPDINKVFIKNSKVQKFDDNEGFKAENEWMLDTEGVNLLAVMTHEDVDASRTTSNHLIEVIEVLGIEAVRRSLLDELRVVISFDGSYVNYRHLAILCDTMTYRGHLMAITRHGINRNDTGPMMRCSFEETVDILLDAAVFAESDHLRGVTENIMLGQLAPIGTGGCSLYLNEEMLKQAIEIPLPSYMEGGLEFGMTPGRSPISGTPYHDGMMSPNYLLSPNMRMSPITDAQFSPYVGGMAFSPTSSPGYSPSSPGYSPSSPGYSPTSPGYSPTSPGYSPTSPGYSPTSPTYSPSSPGYSPTSPAYSPTSPSYSPTSPSYSPTSPSYSPTSPSYSPTSPSYSPTSPAYSPTSPAYSPTSPAYSPTSPSYSPTSPSYSPTSPSYSPTSPSYSPTSPSYSPTSPSYSPTSPAYSPTSPGYSPTSPSYSPTSPSYSPTSPSYNPSARYSPSLAYSPTSPKLSPSSPYSPSSPSYSPTSPSYSPTSPSYSPSSPTYSPSSPYNNSGTSPDYSPSSPQYSPSAGYSPSAPGYSPSSTSQYTPRVSERDNKSVKDDKAG; this comes from the exons ATGGATTTGCGCTTCCCCTTCTCGCCGGCGGAGGTTGCCAAGGTCCGGACGGTCCAATTCGGCATTGTCAGCCCCGACGAAATT AGACAAATGTCCGTGGTGCACATTGAGCATGGTGAGACTACGGAGAGAGGGAAACCAAAGCCTGGAGGGTTGAGCGATCCTCGGCTTGGGACAATTGATCGGAAGATGAAGTGCGAGACGTGTATGGCTAACATGGCAGAGTGTCCAGGGCATTTTGGTCACCTTGAGCTAGCCAAGCCTATGTTTCATATCGGGTTTATGAAGCCTGTACTTAGTATCCTTCGTTGTGTCTGCTTCAACTGCTCGAAAATTCTGGCAGATGAG GACGACCCCAAATTCAAGCAAGCCATGAGAATCAGGAATCCTAAAAACAGGCTGAGAAAGATGTTGGATGCttgcaaaaataaaacaaaatgtGAAGGAGGGGATGAAATTGATGTACAAGGTCAAGATTCTGAGGAACCTGTCAAGAAGAGTAGAGGTGGCTGTGGTGCACAGCAGCCAAAAATTTCAATAGATGGTATGAAAATGGTTGCTGAATATAAGATGCAAAAGAAAAAGAGTGATGACCCGGAGCAGATGCCAGAACCAGTTGAAAGGAAGCAACAACTCTCTGCTGAAAGG GTGTTGAGCATTCTGAAGAGGGTAAGTGACGAAGACTGCCTCTTGCTTGGCCTAAATCCAGAGTTTGCTCGCCCAGATTGGATGATTCTTCAAGCACTTCCTATACCACCGCCACCTGTTCGGCCTTCTGTGATGATGGACACTTCATCAAGGAGTGAG GATGATTTAACACATCAACTGGCCATGATTATTCGTCACAACGAGAATTTGAAGAGGCAGGAAAGGAATGGGGCACCGGCACACATCATTTCGGAGTTTGCACAGTTATTGCAATTTCATATAGCTACGTATTTTGATAATGATCTGCCTGGACAACCAAGA GCTACACAAAGATCAGGTAGACCTATTAAATCAATATGTAGTAGATTAAAATCAAAGGAAGGTCGGATCAGAGGCAATCTGATGGGCAAAAGAGTAGACTTTTCTGCTCGGACAGTTATTACTCCCGATCCAACTATTAACATTGATCAATTGGGAGTCCCATGGAGTATTGCTCTGAATCTCACTTATCCAGAAACAGTGACACCATATAACATTGAAAG GTTAAAGGAGCTTGTTGAATACGGACCTCATCCACCACCTGGTAAAACCGGGGCCAAGTATATAATTAGGGACGATGGCCAAAGGCTTGATCTCCGATACTTGAAGAAGAGCAGTGATCAGCACCTTGAACTAGGATATAAG GTTGAGAGGCACTTAAATGATGGGGATTTTGTTCTCTTCAATCGGCAACCCAGTCTACACAAAATGTCTATTATGGGGCATAGGATTAAGATCATGCCATACTCAACTTTCCGATTGAATTTATCTGTCACTTCGCCATACAATGCTGATTTTGATGGTGACGAAATGAACATGCATGTTCCCCAGTCATTTGAAACCAGAGCAGAGGTGCTGGAGCTTATGATGGTCCCCAAGTGTATCGTTTCACCCCAGGCAAATAGACCTGTAATGGGTATCGTTCAGGATACCCTTTTAGGTTGCCGCAAAGTTACTAAAAGAGATACCTTTATAGAAAAG GATGTCTTTATGAACATCTTAATGTGGTGGGAGGATTTTGATGGGAAAGTACCCGCTCCAGTGATTCTTAAACCAAGGCCGCTTTGGACTGGAAAGCAAGTGTTTAACCTCATCATACCAAAACAAATAAATCTTTTAAGATATTCCGCATGGCATAATGATTCAGAAAAAGGGTACATAACTCCTGGAGATACTCAAGTTAGAATAGAGAAAGGGGAGTTGCTATCTGGTACTCTTTGCAAAAAGACCCTTGGGACATCCACCGGAAGTCTGATTCATGTTATATG GGAGGAGGTTGGGCCCGATGCTGCTCGAAAGTTTCTGGGACATACACAGTGGCTGGTTAATTATTGGCTTCTTCAGCAAGCATTTAGCATTGGAATAGGAGATACAATTGCTGATGCTTCAACTATGGAGAAAATTAATGAAACTATCTCGAATGCAAAAAGCAAAGTCAAAGAACTTATTAAAGCTGCTCAAGAGAAGCAGTTAGAAGCTGAACCAGGGCGAACTATGATGGAATCATTCGAGAACAGAGTGAACCAG GTGTTAAATAAGGCTCGTGATGATGCTGGAAGCAGTGCCGAGAAGAGTTTATCAGAGAGCAATAATCTTAAGGCTATGGTTACTGCTGGCTCGAAGGGAAGTTTTATCAACATATCTCAAATGACTGCTTGTGTGGGGCAACAGAATGTTGAAGGGAAACGTATTCCTTTTGGGTTCATAGATCGTACTCTTCCTCATTTCACCAAGGATGATTATGGTCCAGAAAGTCGTGGTTTTGTGGAGAATTCATATCTTCGGGGACTGACCCCGCAGGAGTTTTTCTTCCACGCTATGGGTGGTAGAGAAGGTTTGATTGATACTGCTGTGAAAACTTCTGAGACTGGGTACATCCAGAGGCGGTTAGTGAAGGCCATGGAGGATATCATGGTCAAGTATGATGGCACTGTTAGGAATTCATTGGGGGATGTCATCCAGTTTCTGTATGGGGAAGATGGGATGGATTCTGTTTGGATTGAGACACAGAAGCTGGATTCTCTGAAAGCAAAGAAAGGAACATTTGATGACATGTATGCATATGAGATCGATGATCCTAACTGGAACCCAAGTTACATGTTACCAGAAGCTGTCGAAGATCTAAAAGGTATTCGGGAGATTCGTAGTGTGTTTGATGCAGAGGTTCAGAAGCTTGAAGCTGATAGACACCAGCTTGGGACAGAAATTGCTGTAACGGGTGATAATTCTTGGCCACTTCCTGTTAACATTCAGAGGCTTGTCTTAAATGCCCAAAAGACATTTAAGATAGATTTCCGGAGGCCCTCTGACATGCATCCTATGGAGATCGTGGAAGCTGTTGATAAGTTGCAAGAGAGGCTTAAGGTTGTTCCTGGTGATGATTATCTAAGCATGGAGGCTCAAAAGAATGCTACTCTTTTCTTCAATATCTTGCTCCGTAGTGCCTTGGCTAGTAAAAGGGTTCTGAAGGAGTATAGGCTTAGTCGAGAGGCTTTTGAATGGGTAGTTGGTGAGATAGAGTCTCGTTTCTTGCAATCCCTTGTGGCACCAGGAGAGATGATTGGCTGTGTTGCTGCACAGTCTATTGGTGAACCTGCCACACAGATGACTCTTAATACATTTCATTATGCTGGTGTGAGTGCCAAGAATGTTACTCTTGGTGTGCCAAGGTTGAGGGAGATCATCAATGTTGCCAAGAAAATCAAAACACCCTCTCTTTCTGTGTACTTGAAACCTGAGGTAGGCAAAACAAAAGAGAGGGCCAAAACTGTCCAGTGTGCCTTGGAATATACCACTTTGCGGAGTGTTACTCAAGCCACCGAAGTGTGGTATGATCCAGATCCTATGAGCACCCTTATTGAGGAAGATGTTGAGTTCGTCAAGTCATACTATGAAATGCCAGATGAAGAGATTGACCCTGACAAAATCTCCCCATGGTTGCTTCGCATAGAGTTAAATCGTGAAATGATGGTGGATAAGAAACTTAGCATGGCTGACATTGCTGAAAAGATCAACCTTGAATTTGATGATGACTTAACCTGTATCTTTAATGATGATAATGCGGAAAAGTTGATCCTTCGAATTCGTATTATGAATGATGAAGCTCCAAAAGGTGAACTGGATGAATCTGCTGAGGATGATGTATTCCTTAAGAAGATCGAGAGTAACATGCTTACGGAGATGGCTCTCCGGGGCATTCCAGATATTAACAAGGTGTTCATAAAGAATAGTAAGGTGCAGAAGTTTGATGACAATGAAGGATTTAAAGCAGAAAATGAATGGATGTTGGACACTGAGGGTGTGAATCTTTTGGCTGTTATGACGCACGAAGATGTGGATGCAAGTAGAACAACAAGTAATCACTTGATTGAAGTTATTGAAGTTCTTGGTATTGAGGCAGTTCGTAGATCACTGCTGGATGAGTTGAGggtcgtcatatcttttgatgGGTCCTATGTGAACTACCGACATCTGGCCATATTGTGTGATACCATGACCTACCGTGGTCATTTAATGGCCATTACTCGTCATGGTATCAACCGGAACGACACTGGTCCCATGATGAGATGCTCATTCGAGGAGACAGTGGACATTCTTCTCGATGCTGCTGTATTTGCAGAGTCGGATCACCTGAGGGGTGTAACAGAAAATATCATGTTAGGTCAGCTTGCACCAATTGGCACAGGAGGCTGTTCTTTGTACCTCAATGAGGAGATGTTGAAACAAGCTATTGAGATACCATTACCTAGCTACATGGAAGGTGGTCTTGAATTTGGCATGACACCTGGACGTTCGCCTATCAGTGGAACCCCATATCATGACGGAATGATGTCTCCAAATTATTTGCTCAGCCCAAATATGCGGATGTCACCGATTACAGATGCTCAGTTTTCTCCTTATGTGGGTGGAATGGCTTTCTCTCCCACTTCATCCCCTGGTTACAGCCCGTCATCCCCTGGTTACAGCCCATCATCCCCTGGTTACAGCCCGACCTCTCCAGGGTACAGCCCTACTTCCCCGGGTTACAGCCCCACATCTCCTGGGTACAGCCCCACTTCCCCCACTTATAGCCCCAGCTCCCCTGGCTACAGTCCAACAAGTCCAGCATATTCTCCAACCAGTCCTTCATACTCACCCACATCACCCAGTTATAGTCCAACATCTCCAAGCTATAGCCCAACATCCCCTAGCTATAGCCCAACATCGCCTAGCTATAGCCCTACTTCTCCTGCCTACAGTCCCACTTCTCCTGCCTACAGCCCCACTTCTCCTGCCTACAGCCCCACTTCTCCATCGTACAGCCCCACTTCGCCTTCTTACAGCCCCACTTCACCATCTTACAGCCCCACATCGCCTTCATACAGCCCCACATCGCCATCATATAGCCCCACTTCACCATCTTATAGTCCGACTTCTCCTGCATACAGTCCTACCTCCCCTGGTTACAGCCCAACATCTCCCAGCTATAGCCCAACATCACCATCCTACAGTCCTACATCACCAAGTTACAATCCCTCAGCGAGATACAGCCCCTCCCTTGCGTATTCGCCAACCAGCCCGAAGCTGTCTCCTTCTAGTCCATACAGCCCGTCATCTCCAAGTTACAG TCCTACGTCACCATCGTACTCTCCAACATCTCCATCATATTCTCCTTCAAGCCCAACCTATAGTCCCAGCAG TCCATACAACAACTCAGGTACAAGTCCAGATTATAGTCCCAGTTCTCCCCAGTACAG TCCAAGTGCAGGATACTCACCAAGTGCTCCTGGGTATTCACCATCATCTACTAGTCAGTACACCCCACGCGTAAGTGAGAGAGACAACAAGAGTGTCAAAGATGACAAGGCTGGTTGA
- the LOC129872254 gene encoding uncharacterized protein LOC129872254 — protein MASIYSCKECGTNFNLHTNYLYPPDFYFEAGNKGTSSFSAVDSSKFKFEKEDKIRPFFETLDYWGIQRKRTKMMCMNCGKLVGYVYDDGPPMTDSPGQFHFGPSQVIPRAARYRIKNKALKVTSET, from the coding sequence ATGGCATCAATCTACAGTTGTAAAGAATGTGGTACAAACTTCAATCTCCATACCAACTACCTTTACCCACCGGATTTTTACTTCGAAGCAGGCAACAAAGGTACTTCATCTTTTTCCGCTGTTGATTCATCCAAATTCAAGTTCGAGAAAGAAGATAAAATTAGACCCTTTTTCGAGACCCTCGATTATTGGGGAATCCAGAGGAAAAGGACCAAGATGATGTGTATGAATTGTGGGAAGCTTGTGGgctatgtatatgatgatgggCCACCCATGACTGATAGTCCGGGTCAGTTTCATTTTGGACCTAGTCAGGTTATTCCTAGAGCTGCAAGGTATAGGATAAAGAACAAAGCTTTGAAGGTTACTTCTGAGACTTGA
- the LOC129874883 gene encoding NEP1-interacting protein-like 1 — translation MEFYAYPSRALPSSSSISSFSIGDLVERVKDCLSLAVSTIVGNVFSAIFTFFFALVGTLLGAMTGALIGQETESGFVRGAAVGAISGAVFSLEVFESSLLLWQSDESGIGCLLYLIDVIASLLSGRLVRERIGPAMLSAVQSQMGAIETAYDEFPNIFDTGGAKGLPGDSVEKIPKIVITNDNDVDDSGERVSCSVCLQDFQRGETARCLPQCHHMFHLPCIDTWLLRHGSCPLCRRDL, via the exons atggAGTTTTACGCATACCCATCTCGTGCTTTGCCTTCATCATCTTCTATTTCATCTTTTTCAATCGGAGATTTGGTTGAAAGGGTCAAAGATTGCTTAAGCCTTGCCGTTTCTACAATCGTTGGCAATGTATTCTCTGCAATCTTCACCTTTTTCTTTGCACTAG TGGGCACCTTATTAGGAGCAATGACTGGAGCTTTGATAGGCCAAGAGACAGAAAGTGGATTTGTTAGAGGTGCTGCAGTTGGTGCTATATCTGGTGCTGTTTTCTCTCTTGAAGTCTTTGAATCATCTCTATTACTATGGCAGTCTGATGAATCTGGAATTGGATGTCTTCTTTACTTG ATTGATGTAATTGCGAGCCTATTAAGCGGCAGACTAGTTCGTGAACGGATTGGTCCTGCAATGCTAAGTGCAGTACAAAGTCAG ATGGGAGCCATTGAAACTGCATATGACGAGTTCCCTAACATTTTCGATACAGGCGGGGCAAAGGGTTTACCTGGAGATTCTGTTGAAAAGATACCTAAGATTGTAATTACTAATGATAATGATGTGGATGATTCTGGAGAGAGAGTCTCCTGTTCAGTCTGCCTACAG GACTTTCAAAGGGGAGAGACAGCTAGATGTTTACCACAATGTCATCACATGTTTCACCTTCCATGCATCGATACATGGCTGTTGAGACATGGATCTTGTCCATTGTGCAGAAGAGATCTGTAG
- the LOC129872252 gene encoding uncharacterized protein LOC129872252 produces the protein MKQREGKRVADGKKSNKIAPPPPPPASRFLSTKLTTPSLTKQEIAKYWKQKRKTEEEHFLDAIKAAARIRARNLSAEEYNHFLYSLKVDDDNMENEMVPKNISEINENMKEKRVGIKDWWTKSKYAYLNQPALKSMERHGSTYIPQLYCYKAPPPPVTSTFGIF, from the exons ATGAAGCAAAGGGAAGGTAAAAGGGTAGCTGATGGAAAGAAGTCTAACAAGATCGCTCCACCACCTCCACCACCAGCATCGAGGTTTCTTAGCACGAAACTGACAACACCAAGCCTGACCAAACAGGAGATCGCTAAGTATTGGAAGCAGAAGCGCAAGACTGAAGAAGAGCACTTCCTTGATGCCATCAAGGCTGCAGCCAGAATCAGGGCGCGCAATCTCTCG GCGGAGGAGTACAATCACTTTTTGTATTCCTTGAAGGTGGATGATGACAACATGGAGAACGAAATGGTACCTAAGAACATCTCCGAAATCAATGAGAACatgaaggagaagagagttGGTATAAAGGACTG GTGGACGAAGAGCAAATATGCATATCTAAACCAGCCTGCTTTGAAGTCCATGGAACGCCATGGTTCCACTTATATTCCGCAACTATATTGCTACAAGGCTCCACCTCCACCAGTTACAAGCACTTTTGGGATCTTCTAG